In a genomic window of Zingiber officinale cultivar Zhangliang chromosome 9B, Zo_v1.1, whole genome shotgun sequence:
- the LOC122024996 gene encoding metacaspase-1-like yields MSLMLVNCSACRTPLQLPPGAKSIRCAICQSVTTVAPTTAHAPVPSPGAGTPWGAPPSPHGGKRAVICGISYRFSRHELKGCINDAKCMRHLLINRFHFPEASIILLTEEETDPYKIPTKYNIRMALYWLVQGCQPGDSLVFHYSGHGAQQRSYHSDEIDGFDETLCPLDFETQGMIIDDEINATIVRPLPHGVKLHAIIDACHSGTVLDLPFLCRMNRSGQYMWEDHRPRSGVWKGTSGGEAISFSGCDDNQTSADTSALSRITSTGAMTFCFIQAIEREHGSTYGSILNAMRTAIRNAGDTMSGGAVTSILAMLLSGGSLGGGLRQEPQLTACEPFDVYTKPFSL; encoded by the exons ATGTCGTTGATGCTCGTCAACTGCTCCGCTTGCCGTACGCCGCTCCAGCTTCCTCCAGGGGCCAAATCCATCCGATGCGCTATCTGCCAGTCCGTCACCACCGTGGCGCCCACCACCGCACACGCACCCGTACCCTCTCCCGGCGCTGGCACGCCCTGGGGCGCTCCGCCGTCTCCTCACGGCGGGAAGAGAGCCGTCATCTGCGGGATCTCTTACCGCTTCTCGCGTCACGAGCTCAAGGGATGCATCAACGACGCCAAGTGCATGCGCCACCTCCTAATCAACCGATTCCACTTCCCGGAGGCTTCCATCATCTTGCTTACAG AAGAAGAAACTGATCCATATAAGATACCAACAAAGTACAATATAAGGATGGCTCTTTATTGGCTTGTCCAAGGCTGCCAACCAGGGGATTCTCTGGTGTTCCACTATTCTGGTCACGGTGCACAACAAAGGAGCTATCACTCAGATGAGATTGATGGCTTTGATGAAACCTTGTGCCCTTTGGACTTCGAAACACAAGGAATGATCATAGATGATGAAATTAATGCTACTATTGTGAGACCACTTCCTCATGGGGTTAAGCTTCATGCCATCATAGATGCATGCCACAGCGGCACTGTATTAGATTTACCTTTCCTTTGCAGAATGAATAG GAGTGGACAATATATGTGGGAAGACCATCGCCCGCGATCTGGTGTTTGGAAAGGGACAAGTGGAGGAGAAGCCATTTCGTTTAGTGGTTGCGATGACAACCAAACCTCTGCTGATACCTCG GCTCTCTCAAGAATCACCTCAACTGGTGCAATGACCTTCTGTTTTATCCAAGCCATTGAACGTGAGCATGGATCCACTTATGGAAGCATACTAAATGCAATGCGAACTGCCATACGAAATGCTGGAGATACAATGAGCGGAGGTGCTGTAACATCAATCCTCGCTATGCTGCTGTCTGGAGGCAGCTTAGGTGGTGGTCTGCGACAG